The following proteins come from a genomic window of Corallococcus sp. NCRR:
- a CDS encoding serine/threonine protein kinase: MAAPCPHCGSTEGQDHLCAAQSLQLLGQVLDGRYKIESVLGQGGMGMVFRATQTSVQRPVAVKTLNPSLAAAPQFFERFRREAEIASRLRHPNVITIFDFGRAADGTCYYVMELLKGESLKELVKREGPMTLRRAVNLLEQATLGLAHAHEEGCVHRDLKPHNIMVQALDGKDFVKVLDFGLVKALEQDEEEQLTSTGQVLGTPQYMPPEQAGGESVDQRSDLYSMAGVLYFCLTGSSPYGANTVRKALTASLTQPVPPVNSKRQGAPVPPELDAFFTKALAPEKEDRYQNAQEFIDALLDAVEGLSPEELDAHPTGGTPGAERGTGSRSRAGSGSRAGSGSRLGSGSRAGRAPATGKTGSRVGMAPPRGSSTSAGAQAAPRATSNGNSPAPVAASRPRPPAPRAAEPEPELPPPPKGMSGGVKAAIIGVPLLLIGAGVAVVMTRGGGEATQTPPPVAMTPPKAPVDAPPTRVQEPPTAPPPAALPQDVTVEFTSSPSGAAIFDGDAQIGTTPTKLLMPRSKVTELRFKLSGHQDQEKTLDYSRLADTSEQRVNVRLEPVRAAPPPRPTKPVKTGGSDPGIGVFE; the protein is encoded by the coding sequence ATGGCCGCTCCCTGTCCCCACTGCGGTAGTACCGAAGGTCAAGATCACCTGTGCGCGGCGCAGAGCCTCCAGCTCCTGGGCCAGGTGCTGGACGGCCGCTACAAGATTGAGAGCGTCCTGGGCCAGGGCGGCATGGGCATGGTGTTCCGGGCCACGCAGACGTCCGTGCAGCGCCCGGTGGCCGTGAAGACGCTCAACCCTTCGTTGGCCGCGGCGCCCCAGTTCTTCGAGCGCTTCCGCCGCGAGGCGGAGATCGCCAGCCGCCTGCGCCACCCGAACGTCATCACCATCTTCGACTTCGGCCGGGCGGCGGACGGCACCTGCTACTACGTGATGGAGCTCCTCAAGGGGGAGAGCCTCAAGGAGCTGGTGAAGCGCGAAGGGCCCATGACGCTGCGCCGCGCGGTGAACCTGCTGGAGCAGGCCACGCTGGGGCTGGCGCACGCGCACGAGGAGGGTTGCGTCCACCGCGACCTGAAGCCGCACAACATCATGGTCCAGGCGCTCGACGGGAAGGACTTCGTCAAGGTGCTGGACTTCGGCCTGGTGAAGGCGCTGGAGCAGGACGAGGAGGAGCAGCTGACCTCCACGGGCCAGGTGCTGGGCACCCCGCAGTACATGCCGCCCGAGCAGGCCGGCGGCGAGTCCGTGGATCAGCGCTCCGACCTCTACTCGATGGCGGGAGTGCTCTACTTCTGCCTCACGGGCAGCTCGCCCTACGGCGCGAACACGGTGCGCAAGGCGCTGACGGCGTCGCTGACGCAGCCCGTGCCCCCGGTGAACAGCAAGCGCCAGGGCGCGCCGGTGCCGCCGGAGCTGGACGCCTTCTTCACCAAGGCGCTCGCGCCGGAGAAGGAGGACCGGTACCAGAACGCGCAGGAGTTCATCGACGCGCTGCTGGACGCGGTGGAGGGCCTGTCCCCGGAGGAGCTGGACGCGCACCCCACGGGAGGTACGCCCGGCGCCGAGCGAGGCACGGGCAGCCGAAGCCGCGCGGGCTCGGGAAGCCGCGCCGGTTCGGGCAGCCGCCTGGGTTCAGGAAGCCGCGCGGGCCGTGCACCGGCCACCGGCAAGACGGGCTCCCGCGTGGGCATGGCTCCGCCCCGGGGCAGCAGCACGTCCGCGGGAGCGCAGGCGGCGCCCAGGGCGACCTCCAACGGGAACAGCCCGGCGCCGGTGGCCGCGAGCCGGCCCCGTCCCCCTGCCCCCCGCGCTGCTGAGCCGGAGCCGGAGCTTCCGCCTCCGCCCAAGGGCATGTCCGGGGGCGTGAAGGCGGCCATCATCGGCGTGCCCCTGCTGCTGATTGGCGCGGGCGTGGCGGTGGTGATGACGCGTGGGGGGGGTGAGGCGACGCAGACGCCGCCTCCCGTGGCGATGACGCCTCCGAAGGCCCCTGTGGACGCACCGCCCACGCGGGTGCAGGAGCCGCCGACGGCGCCTCCTCCGGCGGCGCTGCCGCAGGACGTGACGGTAGAGTTCACCTCCTCGCCGTCCGGCGCGGCCATCTTCGACGGCGATGCGCAGATCGGCACCACGCCCACGAAGCTGCTCATGCCGCGCTCCAAGGTCACCGAGCTGCGCTTCAAGCTCTCCGGGCATCAGGACCAGGAGAAGACCCTGGACTACAGCCGACTCGCGGACACGTCGGAGCAGCGCGTGAACGTGCGGCTGGAGCCGGTGCGCGCCGCCCCGCCGCCCCGGCCCACGAAGCCCGTGAAGACCGGCGGCAGCGACCCGGGCATCGGCGTGTTCGAGTAA